In the genome of Ptychodera flava strain L36383 chromosome 13, AS_Pfla_20210202, whole genome shotgun sequence, one region contains:
- the LOC139148208 gene encoding fatty acid-binding protein 12-like, whose protein sequence is MSNLVGKWKGDHSENMENFLKAIGVGDAAKKVAESDNVSVEISVSGDGTWTIDTVGGIVKKNKIIFKPGVPFEDVRPGSKTEKIVVTLEDDKLITKPVDNPDGASSVWQVVDGHAILAVTKGDVTAKRIFNKV, encoded by the coding sequence ATGTCGAACCTGGTTGGCAAATGGAAAGGTGACCACAGCGAGAACATGGAAAATTTTCTCAAAGCCATTGGCGTCGGGGACGCTGCGAAGAAAGTGGCCGAGTCGGACAATGTGAGCGTTGAAATCAGCGTGAGTGGCGACGGTACCTGGACAATCGACACCGTGGGCGGGattgtgaagaaaaacaaaatcatattcAAACCAGGCGTACCGTTCGAAGATGTCAGACCGGGCAGTAAAACAGAAAAGATCGTTGTCACTCTAGAGGACGACAAGCTGATCACCAAACCAGTCGATAACCCGGATGGGGCGTCTTCCGTTTGGCAAGTTGTGGACGGACATGCGATCTTGGCTGTCACCAAAGGCGATGTCACCGCAAAGCGTATCTTCAACAAGGTATAG